In Mastigocladopsis repens PCC 10914, a single window of DNA contains:
- a CDS encoding A/G-specific adenine glycosylase, with amino-acid sequence MNQCAEKLLAWYDHHHRPLPWRQEINIYHTWVCEVMSQQTTLAVVVPKFSEFVKHLPTVYDLATCDEEKLRQLWSGLGYYARARNLNKGAKFIVEQLDGYFPQSYCEWLKIPGCGPYTASVIASICFNEKVACVDGNVVRVVSRLLALSKDVWSSSGQSAIQTHVAQMIPEERPGDFNQAMMELGATVCHKSKPLCLLCPVQQQCLAFAQNCIESCPPRKPRRDAVDVELFALLVWRKATDTLAIANRTKGFLSNTVGFPLIAAIEVSEAKKVLQSLQDLQLFELPSRFSHSITHHRISGKILLAQEVENPSITTESVPWRKLSLPQSFYWVSRSLIASKLSTALDNKVFKLFQNYQDKAS; translated from the coding sequence GTGAATCAATGTGCAGAGAAACTCCTTGCTTGGTATGACCATCATCACAGACCACTACCTTGGCGTCAGGAGATAAACATTTATCACACCTGGGTGTGTGAGGTCATGAGTCAACAAACGACTCTGGCTGTGGTTGTGCCAAAATTCTCAGAATTTGTCAAGCACCTCCCCACTGTTTACGACCTTGCGACTTGTGATGAGGAGAAACTGCGTCAACTCTGGTCAGGGTTGGGCTATTACGCTCGTGCCCGCAATTTAAACAAAGGTGCAAAGTTTATTGTTGAGCAGCTTGATGGTTATTTTCCGCAATCTTATTGTGAGTGGCTCAAAATACCTGGCTGCGGTCCTTACACAGCGTCTGTGATTGCAAGTATTTGCTTCAATGAAAAAGTTGCCTGCGTCGATGGCAATGTCGTGAGGGTTGTGAGTCGTTTGCTTGCTTTATCTAAGGATGTATGGAGTTCGTCTGGGCAATCAGCCATTCAAACCCATGTTGCTCAGATGATTCCTGAAGAACGTCCTGGTGATTTTAACCAAGCAATGATGGAGTTAGGAGCAACTGTTTGTCATAAATCGAAACCTCTGTGCCTTTTGTGTCCAGTACAGCAACAGTGTCTAGCTTTTGCACAAAATTGCATCGAAAGCTGTCCTCCTAGAAAACCACGGCGTGATGCTGTCGATGTGGAGTTATTTGCTTTGCTCGTTTGGAGAAAGGCAACTGATACACTTGCTATTGCAAACAGAACAAAGGGATTTCTGTCCAACACTGTCGGGTTCCCCTTAATTGCAGCAATTGAAGTCTCAGAAGCTAAAAAGGTTCTTCAATCTCTGCAAGATCTTCAACTTTTTGAACTACCAAGCAGATTTTCACATAGTATCACTCATCATCGTATTTCTGGAAAGATTCTCCTCGCGCAAGAGGTTGAAAACCCAAGCATCACGACAGAGAGTGTTCCTTGGCGCAAACTAAGTTTGCCGCAATCCTTTTACTGGGTTTCAAGGAGTCTTATTGCTTCAAAACTTTCCACTGCATTGGACAATAAGGTTTTTAAGCTTTTTCAGAACTATCAGGACAAAGCAAGTTGA
- a CDS encoding nucleotidyltransferase family protein, whose translation MSGVGLIVLAAGASTRMGTPKQLLKYQQQSLLCHLVEEATSSVCNPVIVVVGAHAERIKPELELLDVHTVENLDWSNGMSTSIRSGIEALNVIKPDVEAVVLMLCDQPFVSTQIINRLVESYWATGQQIVASEYAGTWGVPALFNSTLFSKLTTLNGTAGARQVIKQYAQEVFTIAFPEGALDLDTPEDYERFLAKNQIGFQHSR comes from the coding sequence ATGTCTGGTGTCGGTCTAATTGTCCTGGCGGCGGGTGCATCCACCCGCATGGGCACACCGAAGCAACTGCTCAAGTATCAACAGCAGAGCCTACTTTGTCATCTGGTTGAGGAGGCGACTTCTTCGGTCTGCAACCCCGTTATTGTTGTGGTGGGGGCACACGCTGAACGCATTAAACCAGAGTTGGAGCTGCTCGATGTACACACTGTCGAAAATCTAGACTGGTCTAATGGGATGAGCACCTCAATTCGATCTGGCATAGAAGCCCTCAATGTCATTAAACCAGATGTAGAAGCTGTTGTGCTGATGCTGTGCGATCAGCCGTTTGTCTCCACTCAAATTATCAATCGCCTGGTTGAGAGCTACTGGGCTACAGGTCAGCAAATTGTTGCTTCAGAATATGCAGGAACCTGGGGTGTACCTGCGTTATTCAACAGCACTTTGTTTTCAAAGCTCACTACGCTTAATGGTACTGCTGGTGCAAGACAGGTTATTAAACAGTATGCTCAGGAAGTTTTTACTATTGCTTTCCCAGAGGGTGCCCTCGACCTGGATACACCAGAAGATTACGAGCGGTTTTTGGCAAAAAATCAAATTGGATTTCAGCACTCACGATAA
- a CDS encoding XdhC family protein: MKELQNIITVFKQYKRSGQRTALATVVKTSGSVYRRPGARMLLTDDGQMIGAISGGCLESDVFERAQRVMFYSGKPIVVQYDTTSSDDIVWGFGLGCNGVVSVLIESLSDASASSQVEFIADCFDQHQLGVIATIFHVQGETQAKVASRLFLKQDGTVVHDIEECQFAQKVLEDARRVLQNGHSCIESYLLANGVAEVLLEVIQPPVPLLIFGAGHDAIPLVHFAKQLGWHITVIDDRPGYTTRDRFPLADKIIFCNPEDLEAHLILNPRMVAVVMTHKYVHDLALLRTLLPSPVRYIGMLGPKTRRERLLQDLQASGFMPALDQLRRLYGPVGLDIGANTPEEIALSILSEIQAVVANRCGSSLRERTEPIHSPQEELTCLVSV, from the coding sequence ATGAAAGAACTACAGAACATCATCACAGTCTTCAAGCAATATAAAAGGTCTGGTCAGCGCACTGCCCTCGCGACTGTTGTCAAAACCAGCGGCTCTGTCTATCGTAGACCGGGCGCACGTATGCTGCTCACCGATGATGGTCAAATGATTGGTGCTATTAGCGGCGGGTGTCTAGAGAGTGATGTATTTGAACGGGCACAACGAGTGATGTTTTACTCAGGCAAGCCAATAGTAGTGCAATATGATACCACCTCCAGCGATGATATTGTGTGGGGCTTCGGTCTTGGCTGCAATGGAGTGGTGTCTGTGCTCATTGAATCCCTCAGTGATGCCTCTGCAAGCAGTCAAGTTGAGTTCATCGCCGACTGTTTTGATCAACATCAACTAGGAGTGATTGCTACTATCTTTCATGTACAGGGAGAAACCCAGGCAAAAGTTGCCTCAAGGCTGTTCTTAAAACAAGATGGCACTGTAGTACACGACATTGAAGAGTGTCAGTTTGCCCAAAAGGTATTAGAGGATGCCCGACGAGTGTTACAAAACGGGCATTCATGCATTGAATCCTACTTACTCGCTAATGGTGTTGCCGAAGTTCTCTTGGAAGTGATTCAACCACCTGTTCCCTTGCTGATATTTGGCGCAGGTCACGATGCCATTCCGCTTGTACATTTTGCGAAACAACTTGGTTGGCATATCACGGTGATTGATGACCGACCAGGTTACACAACACGCGATCGCTTTCCTTTAGCAGATAAGATCATTTTCTGCAATCCAGAAGACCTTGAGGCACATCTTATTCTCAATCCACGCATGGTGGCAGTGGTGATGACTCACAAATACGTCCACGATTTAGCCCTGCTGCGAACTCTGCTGCCGTCCCCTGTGCGTTATATTGGTATGCTGGGACCGAAAACTCGACGAGAGCGATTACTTCAAGACTTACAAGCCTCTGGATTCATGCCAGCACTCGACCAATTGCGTCGTCTCTACGGTCCGGTCGGTCTTGACATCGGTGCTAACACCCCTGAGGAAATTGCCCTTTCCATTTTATCGGAGATTCAAGCCGTTGTTGCTAATCGTTGCGGTAGCTCTCTTAGAGAACGCACCGAACCGATTCATTCCCCACAAGAGGAACTCACATGTCTGGTGTCGGTCTAA
- a CDS encoding response regulator transcription factor yields the protein MNIARQFENQQRFHQNADLEGSPELSEREREVLQLMATGKSNQELASTFDITESTVHFYVKKKLGKLEVKDRMLAGLTDLRRGIASLSFLTNLLSNLGKIFYKPLILLIFFTLAPVRSFVYTKQESSGSDKY from the coding sequence ATGAATATTGCTAGGCAATTCGAGAATCAACAGAGGTTTCATCAAAACGCAGACCTAGAGGGCAGTCCCGAACTGAGCGAACGCGAACGCGAAGTATTGCAACTGATGGCAACAGGCAAAAGCAATCAGGAACTCGCCAGTACCTTCGATATCACCGAAAGTACAGTCCATTTTTATGTCAAAAAAAAGCTCGGTAAGTTAGAGGTCAAAGACCGTATGCTAGCAGGGTTAACAGATCTACGGCGTGGCATTGCTTCCCTGTCGTTTTTAACAAACTTGCTTTCTAACTTAGGTAAAATATTTTACAAGCCTTTAATATTGTTAATTTTTTTTACACTAGCACCAGTTAGGTCTTTTGTTTACACAAAACAAGAATCCTCAGGGAGTGACAAATATTAA
- a CDS encoding multicopper oxidase family protein — protein sequence MAGALDTSLHGVQQSDATNPRTVIHLHGANVEAEYDGYPEDTFLPGQSYEYKFNNNQEATALWYHDHSLGITGQNIQAGLAGMYLIRDTDDPVGGNGPLGIPAGAPYEVPLLIQDLSFNSDGSLYYPYPWDDVFYGDVAVVNGKAWPNLNVDRTVYRFRIVNASNSRFYNFKLSSKQQLIQIGSDQGFLNAPVYLSELLLGPGERADVLIDFSSSQPGDKIVLENDAAAPYPKGLSTLINQNYAKLSEIMQFTVNQGAAVSKTIPTQLRVNKPQITQITTPPVRQRYLTLTDIVDSNNIALAMMLNAVYWDEAAKYPELMERPQVDTVEQWNFINLQPFAHTVHLHLVPFQILNRQSISYDQYIAAYSATGPRTVLIDHAYAPTVPYGYPPVDPTPYTTSSATPPAENEAGWKDSVVVNAFEVVRIIVPFGAKAAENLPFGNSFTGRYVWHCHMLSHEDNEMMLPFDVVA from the coding sequence TTGGCAGGGGCGCTCGATACGTCGTTGCATGGCGTACAGCAGTCCGATGCAACTAACCCACGGACAGTAATACACCTACACGGTGCCAACGTAGAAGCCGAATACGACGGTTATCCGGAGGATACGTTCCTGCCCGGACAGAGCTATGAGTACAAATTCAACAACAATCAAGAAGCCACAGCGCTGTGGTATCACGACCATTCACTCGGCATCACCGGTCAGAACATTCAAGCTGGGTTGGCTGGGATGTACCTGATTAGGGACACCGACGATCCTGTGGGTGGCAATGGACCTCTCGGTATCCCTGCTGGAGCTCCCTATGAGGTGCCGCTGCTGATCCAAGACTTGTCGTTTAACTCCGATGGTTCGCTGTACTACCCATACCCTTGGGATGATGTCTTTTACGGTGACGTTGCTGTCGTCAACGGTAAGGCGTGGCCAAATCTCAATGTTGATCGAACAGTGTACCGCTTCCGGATCGTCAACGCCTCAAACTCCCGATTCTACAATTTCAAGCTGTCGTCAAAGCAGCAGCTGATTCAAATTGGCAGCGACCAAGGGTTCCTGAACGCTCCAGTGTATCTGTCTGAATTGCTACTCGGTCCCGGCGAACGGGCTGACGTGCTGATTGACTTCTCCAGCAGCCAGCCAGGAGACAAGATCGTCTTGGAAAATGACGCTGCTGCGCCGTATCCAAAGGGTTTATCCACACTCATCAATCAGAATTACGCCAAACTGTCAGAAATCATGCAGTTTACGGTGAACCAAGGTGCTGCCGTTTCTAAAACTATCCCCACTCAACTGCGAGTCAACAAACCACAGATAACGCAGATTACGACTCCGCCAGTGCGACAGCGTTACCTGACGTTAACGGATATCGTGGACAGTAATAATATTGCCTTGGCGATGATGCTCAACGCCGTCTACTGGGATGAAGCGGCTAAATACCCAGAGTTGATGGAGCGACCACAGGTAGATACTGTAGAGCAGTGGAACTTCATTAATCTTCAGCCGTTCGCCCACACAGTACACTTGCATCTGGTGCCGTTTCAGATCCTGAATCGGCAATCGATCAGTTATGACCAGTACATCGCAGCATATAGCGCCACTGGCCCGCGTACGGTACTCATAGACCACGCATATGCACCAACAGTGCCATATGGTTACCCACCAGTAGACCCTACTCCTTATACGACAAGTTCGGCAACACCGCCAGCAGAAAACGAGGCTGGTTGGAAGGATTCGGTGGTCGTCAACGCGTTCGAGGTTGTCCGCATTATCGTCCCGTTTGGTGCTAAAGCTGCAGAAAACCTGCCTTTTGGCAACTCATTCACCGGGCGATACGTGTGGCACTGCCATATGCTAAGTCACGAGGATAACGAGATGATGCTGCCCTTTGACGTGGTAGCGTAG
- the sipA gene encoding regulatory protein SipA — translation MSKEFAIGSKVRVVALPPYVKTAEPMPMLRPPDVIHLGEEGIVLDRRPGGYWGIRFAKGAFLLDSQYIESVESTSESQEYENGSQQL, via the coding sequence ATGTCCAAAGAATTTGCTATTGGTAGTAAAGTTCGCGTTGTGGCACTACCGCCCTATGTGAAAACTGCTGAACCCATGCCCATGCTGCGCCCCCCTGATGTGATTCACCTTGGTGAAGAAGGTATAGTTCTTGACCGCCGTCCCGGTGGGTATTGGGGCATTCGCTTTGCCAAAGGAGCCTTTCTCCTTGATAGCCAATATATCGAAAGCGTGGAAAGCACTTCAGAATCTCAAGAATATGAGAATGGCAGCCAGCAACTGTAA
- a CDS encoding peroxiredoxin — translation MISRRTFLSILFAICLAVISWFNFAPTADALGGKLPAINQPAPDFTLPTNTGDGKLALSDLRGQWVVLYFYPKDFTPGCTIEARRFQQDLPKYIEKKAQIVGVSADDVNSHAEFCDSEGLKFPLLADTTGAVSKAYGSWMSFVSVRHSFIIDPNGILRETFVKVNPAIHSKEVLARLEELQAATS, via the coding sequence ATGATTTCACGTCGCACTTTTTTGAGCATATTATTTGCCATCTGTTTGGCTGTCATCAGTTGGTTCAATTTTGCCCCAACGGCTGATGCTCTAGGTGGCAAACTTCCTGCAATAAATCAACCTGCGCCAGACTTTACTTTACCAACCAACACTGGCGACGGCAAACTTGCCCTCTCTGACTTGCGCGGTCAGTGGGTAGTCCTCTACTTTTATCCCAAAGACTTTACCCCTGGTTGTACCATAGAAGCCCGTCGCTTTCAGCAAGACTTGCCCAAATACATAGAAAAAAAAGCTCAAATTGTTGGCGTCAGCGCTGACGATGTTAATTCCCACGCTGAATTTTGCGATTCAGAAGGACTAAAATTCCCCCTGTTAGCTGATACCACTGGTGCAGTCAGCAAGGCTTACGGTTCTTGGATGAGCTTTGTTTCGGTGCGCCACAGCTTTATCATTGACCCGAACGGTATTTTACGCGAGACTTTTGTCAAAGTCAATCCAGCTATTCACAGTAAAGAAGTTCTGGCGCGACTTGAGGAGTTGCAAGCAGCTACTTCATAA
- a CDS encoding transposase produces MGYSSDVTDLEWEIIEPLLPTKKKTRPPVWTKRQILNGIFYQLKNGCNWADLPRDLPPYSTVFWHYKQWCEDGILDSIMANLHQGVREQVKKNHTGQP; encoded by the coding sequence ATGGGATATTCAAGCGACGTGACAGACTTGGAATGGGAAATTATCGAGCCGTTATTGCCGACCAAGAAGAAAACAAGACCTCCTGTGTGGACAAAGAGGCAAATATTGAACGGGATATTTTATCAACTTAAGAATGGTTGCAACTGGGCAGACTTACCCAGAGATTTGCCGCCCTATTCTACTGTGTTCTGGCATTACAAGCAGTGGTGTGAAGATGGCATCCTGGACTCAATTATGGCTAATTTACATCAGGGAGTGCGTGAACAAGTAAAAAAAAACCACACTGGACAACCCTGA
- a CDS encoding transposase, with product MDSQAVKNTCNASVESKGFCFYKATNGIKRHLAVDILGFPFFTHCTTANVSDDQGLIEMLSQNIDYFQSKPLELPKTTILVDHGYHPEKIIPALEQIYPQIMTKIQFELSAKPSKAEKQAKGQSGFVPVAARWVIERSNAWVERCKSLVKNFDRTLARANAKLKLCFIRLMLKRLAAS from the coding sequence ATTGATTCACAAGCGGTCAAAAATACTTGTAATGCCAGTGTTGAGTCGAAAGGGTTTTGTTTTTACAAAGCAACCAACGGGATTAAAAGACATCTAGCAGTGGATATATTGGGTTTCCCTTTCTTCACTCACTGCACCACCGCCAACGTATCTGATGACCAGGGGTTGATTGAAATGCTCTCACAAAATATCGATTATTTCCAATCTAAACCACTGGAATTGCCCAAAACAACTATCTTGGTAGATCATGGCTATCATCCTGAAAAAATTATCCCGGCCTTAGAGCAAATTTATCCCCAGATCATGACCAAAATCCAATTTGAACTCTCTGCCAAGCCATCAAAAGCTGAAAAGCAAGCCAAAGGACAATCCGGATTTGTTCCGGTGGCTGCTAGATGGGTGATAGAGAGATCCAATGCTTGGGTAGAGCGATGTAAAAGTTTAGTCAAAAACTTTGACCGCACACTCGCTCGTGCCAATGCCAAGCTCAAACTTTGTTTTATCCGATTGATGCTCAAACGATTAGCTGCTAGCTAG
- a CDS encoding response regulator, which translates to MTTKRILVVDNEQYIQEVTKICLETVAGWEVLTASSGKQGITKAENCQPDAILLDVMMPDMDGLTTFQKLQANPATQAIPVILLTAKIQASDRRRYAQIGITAAIAKPFNPLELANQVAHALGWSL; encoded by the coding sequence ATGACAACAAAGAGAATTCTGGTGGTTGATAATGAGCAGTACATTCAAGAAGTAACCAAGATTTGCCTGGAGACAGTAGCTGGCTGGGAGGTACTAACAGCAAGTTCGGGCAAACAAGGCATTACTAAAGCCGAAAATTGCCAACCAGATGCGATTTTGTTGGATGTGATGATGCCAGATATGGATGGTCTGACAACCTTTCAAAAGCTACAGGCAAATCCTGCAACTCAAGCTATTCCAGTGATTCTATTAACAGCGAAGATACAAGCTTCTGACCGACGCCGCTATGCTCAGATAGGCATAACAGCAGCGATCGCCAAACCCTTTAATCCTTTGGAACTTGCAAATCAAGTTGCCCATGCTTTAGGCTGGAGTTTATAG
- a CDS encoding response regulator, translating into MKILVVEDDQLVAHALAAVLTNQNYVVEVACDGQAAWDLIETFDYDLILLDVILPKIDGISLCRQIRSKGLRMPILLLTGCDSSHEKAIGLDAGADDYLVKPFDEEELVARIRALLRRGSVASQPVLSWGNLQLDPKSCEVTYAEKHLSLTPKEYALLELFLRNNRRVFSSGMILEHLWSYEDTPGEEAVRTHIKGLRQKLKAVGASGDLIETVYGIGYRLKQQAQAKRATGGEDEGDKAEVPPHPLTPAPVNETQQQTLVGVAGVWNRFKGRVDEQVSLLEETARASAQKALTQKLRKEAQKEAHTLAGSLGTFGFCVGSKVARKIEHLLKSSKALTPDETNELCALVKQLRQELEQNHNETLSLSATGDEQSLLLVVDHDAYRQDVPHLCTLAEEIEKESVKWGLKVAIATTIEQARHQLYHEHPSVVLIDPSAFPNHEDSFSLLAELNQRKPPVPVLVFTEQSDFTNRLQVARSGTHSFLQKPMPISQVLEAVTQVLQNAPYAEAHVLVVDDDPKIGAVLQTLLSPWGIKVTTLQDPQRFWETLEAVKPDLLILDVEIPEVNGIEICKVVRHDPCWSELPILFLTVHSDANIVNQVFAAGADDFVSKPIVGPELVTRIINRLERIKLRQCITQTNQAKSELNEYQRTQEELRNSQALFAGIVSIADDAIISIDGNQCITLFNQGAEKIFGYSAQEVLGQPLDILLPLRYAQAHHVHVIDFGESAKVARRMGERREIYGRRKDGTEFPAEASISKLKLGEEIVYTVYLHDISECKQVERMKDEFVSVVSHELRTPLTSIHGSLGMLASGLIEPNSEQGKRLLHIAVDSTERLVRLINDILEIERIESGQVKKEKQLCNIADLIAKAVNVIQPLADKAGITLAVSSLSQQLWVDPDRIVETLTNLLSNAVKFSPVGSTVWLSAEIPGDKEEPTDPTPPTPFSSPSPVILFTIRDQGRGIPSDKLDSIFERFQQVDSSDSRNHDGTGLGLAICKSIVQHHGGHIWVESVLGEGSTFYFTLSHFPIPHFPIPPQPNSSSPHYPTDSSLNGTAVKGK; encoded by the coding sequence ATGAAGATATTAGTTGTAGAAGATGATCAACTTGTTGCCCATGCTCTCGCCGCTGTTCTGACCAACCAAAACTATGTTGTCGAAGTTGCCTGTGATGGTCAGGCAGCATGGGATTTAATTGAAACGTTTGACTACGATTTAATACTTCTTGATGTCATTTTGCCAAAGATAGACGGAATCAGCCTTTGCCGACAAATCCGGTCTAAAGGTTTGCGGATGCCAATCTTGCTATTGACTGGGTGCGATAGTAGTCACGAGAAGGCTATTGGATTAGATGCAGGCGCAGATGATTATCTCGTTAAACCGTTTGATGAAGAGGAATTAGTTGCTCGTATACGAGCGCTATTGCGTCGCGGTAGTGTGGCATCACAACCAGTGCTCAGTTGGGGGAATTTGCAGCTTGATCCTAAAAGCTGCGAAGTAACTTATGCAGAAAAGCATTTGTCGTTAACTCCAAAGGAATATGCACTGCTAGAACTTTTCTTAAGAAATAATCGCCGCGTATTTAGCAGTGGCATGATTTTGGAACATCTCTGGTCTTATGAAGACACTCCAGGTGAAGAAGCCGTTCGCACCCATATTAAAGGTTTACGACAGAAACTAAAAGCTGTAGGAGCATCTGGCGATCTCATTGAAACAGTGTATGGAATCGGCTATCGGCTTAAGCAACAAGCCCAAGCAAAGCGAGCAACAGGTGGGGAAGATGAGGGAGATAAGGCAGAAGTACCCCCTCACCCCCTGACCCCCGCCCCTGTTAATGAAACTCAACAGCAAACACTGGTGGGAGTCGCTGGAGTTTGGAACAGATTTAAAGGGCGGGTTGATGAACAGGTGAGTCTGCTGGAGGAAACTGCTCGTGCTTCAGCCCAAAAAGCTCTGACTCAAAAACTTCGCAAGGAAGCACAAAAAGAAGCCCATACACTGGCTGGGTCATTGGGCACTTTTGGTTTTTGTGTTGGCTCAAAAGTAGCAAGAAAAATTGAGCATTTGCTGAAATCTAGTAAAGCGTTAACTCCAGATGAAACGAACGAGTTGTGCGCTTTAGTAAAGCAACTGCGCCAAGAACTTGAGCAAAACCACAATGAAACTTTATCTTTGTCTGCAACTGGTGATGAGCAATCCTTGCTGTTGGTAGTTGACCACGATGCTTATCGGCAAGATGTTCCACATCTATGCACTCTAGCTGAAGAAATCGAAAAAGAATCTGTCAAATGGGGGTTAAAAGTTGCAATTGCTACTACCATCGAACAGGCACGGCATCAACTCTATCATGAACATCCCAGTGTTGTGCTCATTGACCCCAGCGCTTTCCCCAATCATGAGGACAGCTTTAGCTTGTTGGCAGAATTAAACCAACGAAAACCCCCCGTCCCAGTGCTTGTTTTTACTGAGCAAAGCGATTTCACCAATCGATTACAAGTCGCTCGCAGTGGTACGCACTCCTTTTTGCAAAAGCCCATGCCTATTTCACAGGTACTAGAGGCAGTCACCCAAGTATTACAAAATGCTCCCTATGCAGAGGCTCACGTACTAGTTGTTGACGATGACCCCAAAATAGGCGCAGTGTTGCAAACCTTGCTCAGTCCTTGGGGAATCAAGGTAACAACCCTCCAAGACCCGCAACGCTTCTGGGAAACTTTAGAAGCTGTTAAACCAGATTTGCTCATTTTAGACGTAGAAATTCCTGAAGTAAATGGTATAGAAATTTGCAAAGTAGTTCGCCATGACCCATGCTGGAGTGAGTTGCCAATTCTATTTTTAACGGTTCATAGCGATGCCAACATCGTTAATCAAGTGTTTGCAGCAGGTGCAGATGATTTTGTCAGCAAGCCTATCGTTGGTCCGGAATTGGTGACTCGTATTATTAATCGTCTTGAACGAATTAAACTGCGACAGTGCATAACCCAAACCAACCAGGCTAAATCAGAACTGAATGAGTACCAGCGAACACAGGAAGAACTGCGAAACTCTCAAGCTCTGTTTGCTGGCATTGTATCAATTGCAGATGACGCAATTATTTCCATTGATGGCAATCAATGCATTACCTTATTTAATCAAGGAGCCGAAAAAATTTTTGGCTACTCGGCACAAGAGGTTCTTGGACAACCCTTAGATATTCTGTTGCCATTGCGATATGCCCAAGCACATCATGTGCATGTCATAGATTTTGGTGAATCCGCAAAAGTAGCCCGCAGGATGGGAGAACGTCGTGAGATTTATGGTCGTCGCAAAGATGGTACAGAATTTCCCGCAGAGGCTTCTATCTCTAAGTTAAAGTTAGGGGAAGAAATCGTATACACAGTTTACTTGCACGACATTAGCGAATGCAAGCAAGTAGAACGGATGAAGGACGAGTTTGTTTCTGTCGTCAGCCATGAACTCCGCACGCCCTTAACTTCGATTCATGGGTCTCTTGGAATGCTAGCCAGTGGTTTAATTGAGCCAAACTCAGAACAGGGGAAGCGCTTATTGCACATTGCTGTGGATAGTACCGAACGCTTGGTCAGGTTGATCAACGATATCCTTGAGATTGAGCGTATTGAGTCCGGCCAAGTGAAAAAGGAAAAACAATTGTGCAATATTGCTGATCTGATTGCAAAAGCGGTGAATGTGATCCAACCTCTCGCGGACAAAGCCGGAATTACCCTTGCCGTTTCTAGCTTATCTCAACAGTTATGGGTAGACCCAGATCGCATTGTCGAGACTCTCACTAACCTCTTAAGTAATGCCGTCAAATTTTCGCCCGTTGGTTCTACAGTCTGGTTAAGTGCCGAAATTCCAGGGGATAAGGAGGAACCTACTGACCCTACTCCCCCCACTCCCTTTTCCTCCCCATCCCCTGTCATATTATTCACAATTCGCGATCAGGGGCGTGGTATTCCATCTGATAAGCTTGATAGTATTTTTGAACGCTTTCAACAGGTTGACTCCTCAGATTCCCGCAACCATGATGGTACTGGTTTAGGCTTAGCAATTTGCAAGAGTATTGTGCAACACCATGGCGGACACATTTGGGTTGAAAGTGTGCTTGGAGAAGGCAGTACCTTTTACTTTACTCTTTCTCACTTTCCTATTCCCCACTTCCCTATTCCCCCACAGCCAAACTCCTCATCTCCCCATTACCCAACGGACAGTTCTCTCAACGGGACGGCTGTAAAGGGCAAGTGA
- a CDS encoding universal stress protein: MFHKILVALDNSEIGQHIFDEALSLAKAVHGNVMLLHILSPFDGGYLNPVLLQPNGVYSNLHTEAVNKYMQQWEQLKQQRLDMLRSFAEQANKAGVITEFSQNLGDPGQVICEVARNWQADLIIVGRRGRRGLSEFFLGSVSNYVLHNASCSVLTVQGPIHGTTEAPQVTHAASA; this comes from the coding sequence ATGTTTCACAAAATTCTCGTTGCATTAGACAATTCTGAGATTGGTCAGCATATTTTCGATGAAGCTCTATCTTTGGCAAAAGCAGTTCATGGAAATGTTATGTTGCTGCACATTCTCTCTCCCTTTGATGGGGGATATTTAAACCCTGTGTTACTGCAACCTAATGGTGTTTACTCAAATTTACATACAGAAGCTGTTAATAAATATATGCAGCAATGGGAACAACTGAAGCAACAGAGACTAGATATGCTGCGCTCTTTTGCCGAGCAAGCAAACAAAGCAGGTGTCATAACTGAATTTTCTCAAAATCTTGGCGATCCAGGTCAAGTGATTTGTGAAGTTGCTCGGAATTGGCAGGCTGACTTGATTATAGTGGGTCGTCGGGGTCGCCGGGGTTTAAGTGAGTTTTTCCTTGGTAGTGTCAGCAATTATGTGCTGCATAATGCTTCCTGCTCAGTTTTGACGGTACAAGGACCAATTCATGGTACTACGGAAGCTCCTCAAGTTACCCATGCAGCTTCAGCTTAG